DNA from Centroberyx gerrardi isolate f3 chromosome 20, fCenGer3.hap1.cur.20231027, whole genome shotgun sequence:
ACATTCCCACAACTACAgtataaacttttttttatcagcGATGGATGTCATCAAAGTTGTTTTAGCTGTAGTAGCCAACGTTTCCTTTTTCCCATGGGAGCCTCTCTTGCGTTTGAGTTAATTTTCAAAGGGTTCCAGTCTTTTGTGGTATATTTTAATGGGTCATGTGGGTCCAAATGGAAAAACTCTGCTTATTTTCAAAACTCAGTGCTGGCAGATGTACAAGTCAGAAATCTGGTCCATGCTgcaattcattttctttcaatCCTCTGAGTTGCCCCCTTATCAGGGCTTGTTGATATATGGCGCCCCCTAGTGACAGAAGCTCAAACTAGATGCATCCTGGAGGATTTAATGAATGGCATTTCATAATGAGTAATAAAAAGAATGTAAAACCTACTACATAGAGGGGATATCAAGTATCGATCATCAAGCAAGCAGTCAGTACAGACAGTTGGTTCTCAGAATTGTATCTTTTATTTGAACTGCACTGAATGCTAAATGTTCACCTTGTAcaagaaacaaatacaaatactcacactaaaaacaaaacatactgcTGGCTGCCTCTTCTGCTATTGTTGGGACACTAAGTAGGAGTTTTGCTATTGCTCTTACAGAGAACAGGATGCCCCAAAGAACCTGGCCTTCAatagaacaaagaaaatataagaaggagagagagagagagagagagagggtggatcACATAGGACTATGGTTATAGGAACATTTAACTAGGCAATACAAATCTAACAGGACTCTTCAAAACTCTTTTTAACACCAAAAACATGGGATGCGTCTTGTATATAAAAATACCACAATGGAGAggatgagggaagagagaaaatatccagACTACCCAGATTagtaatttctttttttttttttttttcctcaagacAAAATTTTGGGAATAAACAATATCTGCAAAAAAGTGTTTTCCTGAGTCATTAAGGAATGAAGTTTGCTTTAACCCTTTCCTGTCCGCGGAGGTGTGAAGTGTGCTCGGCCGTGGCCGCTGTCCGAGGGAGGGGGGCGGCGCCATCTGTCTTCTGCTGCCATCAGCGTGGAAAGTAAAGAGAGCTTGTCCGCTGGTCGTCAGTCGTCATCACAAACGTCCGCTCCCATCAACACAGACGAAGAATCAGAGATGCAGTGTCCTCTTgacaaagtctttttttttttactttgtttagtACTGAATGACACATTACCACTTCTtatgaactaaaaaaaacaaaacaagtcaaaCACAGTCCTTCACTTCACTCAGAGCTGCCGACTCCCTCTTAACTCACATAAACTCGTATCAGGTAGCAAATGCAGTCAAATATATAGAGTGAATGTTTTGAGTGCTTGCCGCTGACGGCTTGATATTGACTTTATTCACAACAGTCGTGACAATGAGACTCCTAGGCTATGAAAGTTGCCCTCTGGGGTTGCATACCTGTAACCGACAAGTGCGACACACACCGTAGTTGACATAATATTGTCAGGAAAGGGTTAAAACCCACTCTCTAGATTACTATTACTGATGAGCAATCttgtcttttcctttttgtttgatgaatgataaatatatataagtCGATAATCCATTTTTAGTCTCATTTCTGCCTTTCACACTCAAGATcgaacaaaagaaaaatattctcTTCTGAGGCATAATACAGAATGgactggggggaggggggggggggctaaacAGTACACATTAGTTACAtaagggggtggggtgggagggtggaggagggctTGGGGAAGGGATGGGAAGAGGGTGGGAGGGTAGGGGGGTAAGGAGGGGGGGGTCGGGGGAATAAGGTCCAGTAGCACATGATGTCAAAAgttttttctcttgttctccCATTGGTGTGTCAAGATGCGGGCCTACTTTTCCCATGAGCtctgaggtggaggaggggggtgggggggggcgggggcgggacAGAGTCTCATCGCGCGGCGGCTGGCAAGTCTATCCCGGAGCGCTAAAAACCACTGGACTCTGTTTCCAGAATGACAGGCATGTCccaaagaagaaggaaaaaaaaaccaaaaaacaaacatcatcatcaaagaGTAAAGTTGGTACGGAacccaaagagacagagagagtaaaaacTAAAACGTTAAAAGTACAAATTCGCCCGGGACACTTCGCTCGTTCCCGGCTGCTGACTGAGTGACAGGCAGCCGCTTATGTTTCACTGTCTCTTGGTCCCAGTTGGTCGGTTCGCTTTGTAATCGGTCGGTTGCTTGGTGGCGTTCGAGTGTTGACTGGTCGGATGAGAGGTCGCCGTCGCGTCTCGTCTCGTCTGCTGCTATTGCTCGGTGAGGTGCTCTCTGGTCTCGCCGTGTTTGGAGGGCTGGTTGGGCGACGGGGCCTGGGAGGGGTGTGTCCCAGAGGGCAGGGTGTGGGCGATGGGCACTCCCCCCGGCACCATGCCCTCTAACGCCCCGGGGATGCCGCCCGGAGCCACTCCGACCACACCCGGCGGGTACCTGGTGACGGGGAAGCCCACAGGTTAGAGTCACAGACAGGCCGGCgggcacagacagagagggcaaCCGCCTCTCTGTCGACACGACAAAGGGTTGTATCACTGACCGCTAGGGGCGAAACCCAGTGACTCACAGCTTGACTAGCCCACATCCCCAACACCATGAAAGACAGGATTCTCTAACAGATCTGacattagggctgaaagatattgagcaaaaatctaattgcgattatttgacagaatattgcagttTTTCTTGTCCTACAATTTTTTAGAACttcaaaattgtttaaagaaatgtgattttgttaaaaaaaatagatgtcagagtatgatgaaaggttttcaccaatattgtacttgattcatggaccaaagattacctgcagctctaaaacaccttgaaATTAGACCTTAGAAATCAATTTTGGATGCtgctctctcttaagcaattaactgcagcctctgcaatttggaaattgcttAAGTTCATATTGCgcatattgcattttttttttttctgattgtttttgtTCAGCTCTACCTGACATCTAGTGCTAAAGCATTACAATGAGTAAGCAATATCCTGGCAAACACCTTTACCGAGGGAAATTCACACCGACACCATTCAACAAAACAGGGGAAAAGGATGATGCAGTTCAGAGCAGCCCGACCCAACAGAACATAACAGCCCAGAACCCAGAAGAAGGAAAACCACGAAGCATGACTCCATCCATGAAGGTGAAAGGACTCCATGTGAATGGCGACACGTCATGCTTACTGGACACTCCAAACCCACATTCGCTACCACCTCTACTTATACCCAGATGAGTACTGGGGACTGGACAGGGGGGTTATAGAGGGGGGACACAGCATTGGCACACAGTAGATCAGGTGAGAGGGTCTATCCGGGACCGGCAGACAGAGGCTGTCGGCCCGGATGGTTGTATTTACCTGCTCCTGATCTAGGCATTAATTTTGTCTTGGGGGACACCGGTTGTTAGGGCCGGAAGAGTTTGGTTCACTTGGCTGTGTGAGAGAAGCACATGGAGGCGGACATGCTGAGATCAGAAAGGGCCCACAATGGGATATTGGTGGAAAGGGAGAGCTACCCTACCCACTACTACTATAGAGGTGagttaggggggggggggggggggcactgatAGGTTCATTGATAAGACATTGTTAAGCAACCAAATGTTTGTGACTTGAACAAAACAGAATGGAACAGACTGAATATCGGCAAGCAGATAAAAGAAAACGTGAAATTAACATGGTGCTTTTCTCATTAATATATCAGTGGGAAATTAGTTGTGACAGCGCATTCTAATGAtagcaacaaaaacaactgtCACCATTACAAACCCCAATAATCTGCTTAAGACATTGCTCCAGTTTGACACATACTGAGCACAATTCCCTTTAGAGGGTTTCcaaggaaataatgaaatataccGAAAAGAAGCAGTTTAAAGGAGCTATGGGATGCGATGCTGACGACAATTCATTTGATGatatatttagagaaaatcCGACACAGGTCAGCTTTAAATAAGATGTTTGAGGCGGCGCGGCGGCGGTTGGCGTGTCCGTGCCCTACCTGTAGGCTGCGCCGTTGAGCTCAGGGTGAACGCCTGGCTGGTCCATCACTGCCCACGGTGCTGTGGTGACAAAGAACTCCTTGTTGACGCAGTTTCTTAGGCTGTCAGGGATACGGCCTGTAATGCGAGCagaaccccccccaccaccacacacacacacacacacacacacacacacacacacacacacagacatagttAACAGCGATAGAGCGCGCCCACATAAATCACGCACACTAAAAGGCCATAACTTGTTGCAGGGGATGAAAAGACCAGAAAGACGCCTATGCGTTAATGAGTTCGGCCTGACAAACATATCTGGCTTGGATACACAAACGCAAATTAAGATCATTTAACAATGTGGATGTTATCAGGGAGGCCAACCCCTGGGCTCGGCTCGGCTCTGCTCCGCTGTGCATTGGGAGGCTAATGATGACATCTATTAAGAGGTCCAGATTTAATAACGGCTGCCCGGGGCCTATTGAAGTGGAAATGTGACATCTGGGAAAGAAAGACGTGCATCAGATCAGATAGTGGACTGGGTCTGAGGGCGGggttggggggcggggggtgggcgGAGGGGAGGTCGTGGGTGTGAGTAGAAAGCGGTGCAGGGGCTCAGAAGAGGATGAGCTGGAACTGGTAGGTAGAAACCAGAAATAAAATCTGTGTGGCTAAATTTGCATGGATCAGACCCAATCCAATGAGTGTGCCACACTGGAACTgttgagtgtgcatgtgtgtgtgtgtgtgtgtgtgtgtgtgtgtgtggtgacggCATACCGGTGATGGCTCTTCGGATCTCGGTGGCGGCTGCCTCCCTCATCTCCAGAGAGGCCTGCTCACTGTACCaggctgtgtgtggtgtgcagaTCAGGTTGGGAGCGTCCTTCAGAGGGCCCTGGGCAAAACTgcaatacacacagagagagaggtggagaaacacacacaatgacagagACAAATGTATTAGAGACTGGGGCAAGTAACAAAAGAAAGGCGACCGAAGCTTTTATGATGAATCCAATTAGAAACtttgaatggaaaaaaattCGATTAAACTTCCCCAATATCATAAAAAGGTTTTTACACTCACTTGAAGCGGAAAGTATTTTTGTCTATAAAGAAATTATGTGATAAATAgcgatggaaacacatttgtcgAATAAATAATGATGTCAGGTTGGCATGATCGATCCGACAAATTTAatgtcttttcttcttcctccttttcctaaacttcctctctctctctcctctcatctagCACTGAAAACAGATACTCtgactccccctcctcctcttcctccatccttatAACCCCCtgcctggttgtgtgtgtgtgtgtgtgtgtgtgtgtgtgtgtgtgtgtgtgtgtgtgtgcggcgcCTCAGCCACGACCTGACCCAGTGTTGTGTGGCGTGGGACGGAGGGCCCGGGTTATGAAACACTCCTCCCTGTTGACATACTGGGTCAGTGGAGCATGAGCGCGCCGCAGCCGGCTCATCAGGCTGGATTTCACAGCCTtctcaaccagccagtcagccgAGCAGCCGGCCAGGAAAGGAGCAGCCTCCCCACTCCCTAACAGCCCTGATGCGTGAACAACACATCAACACCAGTTACCCTCTAAGATGGGGAAACATGGGCcttagaaaaaaaagcaaaaaaaaaaagcaaaaaaaaaaaaagcggtaAACTGGGAGGCGTGTAAAGCTGTTTACCCTCTGCTGAGCGCCGGAGTGCAAATGGAAACGGGGAAGATGGAGAGTACGCGCTGTAGtcgaccccccaccccaccccaacccacctcccccccctccccctcctctccaccagcaCCTTTAACTGTATTTAGTTTCCTCTTGACAGGAACAGCTAGCTCTCCATCTCCTGTGTGTGGGGTTGGATTCCATCTCTCATTACCGTCAGAGCCCTATAGGGGCCACTTAGCAGAGTATGAGGTGTCTGTAACTCATCATATGTCTGCCACTGTTTCTGCCTTACTGTCTATCTCTTCACCTGTTTCAGGCTCTCCGCCTTGTTGCCTTGCCTGCCTAATCTTTCTAggctttctttcccttcctttccctaCCCACCTATTTTCCCGTCTGTCCCCGTCTCTCCAAGTGAAGCGTTTATCTATATGGCTTTCATACCTACAGAGTGAacctgtgattgtgtgtgtgtgtgtgtgtgtgtgtgtgagctcaccTGAAGGGCTCCGTCTCGTGGACGTCCAAGGCGGCTCCGCgtatccttccctccttcaagGCCTGGGCCAGGGCCTTCTCATCCACCAGGCCGCCTCGCGCCGCGTTGACCAGGAACGCCCCCTGACGCATCTACGGcacgggacacacacacacacacacacacacacacagaggtacagTCAGTTATTCACAGATGAAAGATCAAAAGGAGTGAGAGGAACATGaaggcaggctgtgtgtgtgtgtgtgtgtgtgtgtgtaggccccGGCCACACGGGAGCCAATTTGATCTATTTGATCTGAGGCGGGACATCAATCTGGATTGATTGTCGGGGGTTCTCGCTGGCTGCATGTTGGGGGTCTTAACATGTATTACAcaggacagagatggagggggaaaaaaatccgaGACACCTTTGTTGCGCTGCTGAAAGGTCCAtgggagacagacagcaccTGGGCAAAATACTGTCAGATCTGGGATAGAGAAAAGTCTTTATCTAAAACCAGGAGATGAAATGAAGGATGAGGGATGAGCTGAAAGATGAGGCACCCCAAGaacccccaccccatcccagaaagaaaaaataaaccctgcttgtgaaaaaaaacaaaaaaaacaacaaaaagtgtaagagggagagaaaaaatcaaatgaatATGCTCAGAAGAAAGTAATCCCTTAATCTTGACAAAAGCTGAAATCCAGGGCATGAAAAGCCCTTGCGCTGCCAGGCAGTCTTTTATTAGGCCTTGGTGgttttgacacacacagagacacacaaacacgcaaacacgcacgcgcacacacatacacacacacatacatacacacacacacgcgcgcgcatacacacatttcGAATGTAGAAGCTAAGAACGGCTGCCAACATTTttggggaggaaagagaggaaagtatTCTTTCATTGTGGCACTTAAGAGGCAGCTGAGGATCTTTAGCTTTGGAGAAGAAACAGAGTTAACTAGGTTAGGCTATTACCCGACACCCACTTTTCTATTACTCTCTTCACATAACACTTCACATCTGACAGCACTCACATCAACCTGCGAgagaagaggagtgagaggCGGAGACAAAGATGGAAAGATACAGCGACTAAAGAGCGAGCAGCAACACGGTGAGACGTCGACGGATAGGAGGGGGGATGCTTCAGCTTGTGCAGTTCCCCCGCTTCCCTGCAGGTGTCACCGCAGGCAgcgcctgagtgtgtgtgtgtgtgtgtgcgagtgtgttatTGACTCAGAGAACAGCACTTTCCCCTCGCACTGCTCTCAACCCCCTGCTGCGGAGCCTAGTCGATATATTTGCTGTAGCCGTGGGCTGGCGCTAATTGCATTTGACAGAGCAAAGGAATGAATTTGTGTCCAGCTTTGGTGGAGCTTAAGATAAAGAGCTGGGGAATGTGCAGGCAGGAAGGCTGGCTGCTGCACGACggcctgtttcctctctctctctctctctctctctctctccctctctctctctctctctctctctctccggctgtAATGCTCTTTAGGACAGCCTCCAGGCTGACAGGAGCTGCAATACACCAGGAGCTCTGCTTGTCTACCTGGAGATAGCACTGCTTTAAGCCCAGGTCGGGTCACAGCTGATCAATGGGATGTTTGGCTCTGCTTGGATGACATGGCTGGCATTGGGAtaatgtgtacgtgtgtgtgtgtgtgtgtgtgtgcgtgcacgcatgTAGAATGCCTCCCATTCTGTTACACTTCTACACTGAAATCTTAACTGATGATGTTGAGACTGTATCAGCGCATATGtgattgtctgtgtttttcattatcttaaagccattttgatctaaaggcttatgcttaaatgcttgaaatgtgtttcttagacaaatataaatagtgaagttgatcctatgtatgagtttctttccaaagcctttgcctttccatcaaggcaaagggcggctactttaaagaatctaaaatataagatagttttgatttgtttaacacttttttggtcactgcataattccatttgtgatatttcatagttttgatgtctttaatattattctaaaatgtgaaaaatagtaaaagtaaagaaaaaatgcgtgtgtccaaacttttgactggtagtgtatgtgtgtctgtacatcCGCTCTGTAACAATGCTGTGCGTCCCTGAGCCCCGGCCCCCCGGCCCCCCCGGCCCCCCGGCCCCCCACCTGTTTGATGGTGAAGTCGTTGATGAGGTGGTGGTTGTGTTCGTTCAGGTTGCAGTGCAGGGAGACGCAGTCGCTCTGGTACAGCAGGTCCTGCAGGGTGTAGACGCGCTGGACGCCCAGCGAGCGCTCCAGGCCGTCCTGCAGGTAGGGGTCGTAGAAGATGACGTTGAAGCCGAAAACCTTGGCCCGCACCGCCACCGCCTGGCCCGAGCGGCCTGAGGAcggacacacagaaagaaagaagaggagggagaagtttatttatgtacacaggcaaggggagagagaatgtACACTGGTCCATTAAAAGGTTAACattgtaggcatttagctgcATTCCTGTGACCATACAGTGATCATGTAAGAGCTAAGAAAGTact
Protein-coding regions in this window:
- the ctbp2l gene encoding C-terminal binding protein 2, like isoform X2 → MSLTDKHKVKRQRLDRICEGIRPQIMNGPMHPRPLVALLDGRDCTVEMPILKDLATVAFCDAQSTQEIHEKVLNEAVGAMMYHTITLTREDLEKFKALRIIIRIGSGYDNIDIKAAGELGIAVCNIPSAAVEETADSTLCHILNLYRRNTWLYQALREGTRVQSVEQIREVASGAARIRGETLGLIGFGRSGQAVAVRAKVFGFNVIFYDPYLQDGLERSLGVQRVYTLQDLLYQSDCVSLHCNLNEHNHHLINDFTIKQMRQGAFLVNAARGGLVDEKALAQALKEGRIRGAALDVHETEPFSFAQGPLKDAPNLICTPHTAWYSEQASLEMREAAATEIRRAITGRIPDSLRNCVNKEFFVTTAPWAVMDQPGVHPELNGAAYRYPPGVVGVAPGGIPGALEGMVPGGVPIAHTLPSGTHPSQAPSPNQPSKHGETREHLTEQ
- the ctbp2l gene encoding C-terminal binding protein 2, like isoform X3 — its product is MSLTDKHKVKRQRLDRICEGIRPQIMNGPMHPRPLVALLDGRDCTVEMPILKDLATVAFCDAQSTQEIHEKVLNEAVGAMMYHTITLTREDLEKFKALRIIIRIGSGYDNIDIKAAGELGIAVCNIPSAAVEETADSTLCHILNLYRRNTWLYQALREGTRVQSVEQIREVASGAARIRGETLGLIGFGRSGQAVAVRAKVFGFNVIFYDPYLQDGLERSLGVQRVYTLQDLLYQSDCVSLHCNLNEHNHHLINDFTIKQMRQGAFLVNAARGGLVDEKALAQALKEGRIRGAALDVHETEPFSFAQGPLKDAPNLICTPHTAWYSEQASLEMREAAATEIRRAITGRIPDSLRNCVNKEFFVTTAPWAVMDQPGVHPELNGAAYSQVNQTLPALTTGVPQDKINA